The Raphanus sativus cultivar WK10039 chromosome 2, ASM80110v3, whole genome shotgun sequence genome includes a region encoding these proteins:
- the LOC108841726 gene encoding cytochrome P450 81F1-like, translating into MLYFILIPLLLLVAYKFIFSQTLRFNLPPGPPSRPVVGHLHLLKPPIHRLLQSFSNKYGPIFSLRFGSRRVVVITSSSLVQEAFTGQNDIILSSRPLQLTAKYVAYNHTTVGTAPYGDHWRNLRRICALEILSSNRLTNFLHIRKDEIRLMLTRLSRDTTHSEDGSRFTHVELEPLFSDLTFNNIVRMVTGKRYYGDDVNNKEEAELFKKLVYDIAMYSGANHSIDYLPVLKLFGNKFEEEVKALGKSMDEILQRLLDDCRRDKEGNTMVTHLLSLQEQEPDYYSDVTIKGLMMAMMLAGTETSAITLEWAMTNLLRYPDVLEKARSEIDEKIGEDRLIDEPDIAVLPYLQDVVSETFRLFPVAPLLVPRTPSEDMKIGGYDIPRDTIVIVNAWAIHRDSELWDDPERFNPDRFNGCGSELCAYKLMPFGNGRRICPGAGLGRRIVTLALGSLIQCFEWESVKGEEIDMSESAGLGMRKLDPLQAMCKPRPIMAKLLI; encoded by the exons ATGTTATATTTCATCCTCATTCCTCTCCTACTCCTTGTGGCTTACAAATTCATCTTCTCCCAAACGCTGCGTTTCAATCTCCCACCGGGACCACCGTCACGTCCCGTCGTCGGCCATCTCCACCTCTTGAAACCGCCGATCCACCGTCTCCTCCAGAGCTTTTCCAACAAATACGGTCCAATATTTTCCCTCCGTTTCGGCTCCCGCCGCGTTGTGGTCATAACTTCCTCTTCACTCGTCCAAGAAGCCTTCACCGGCCAAAACGACATCATTCTTTCGAGCCGGCCCCTCCAACTCACGGCCAAATACGTTGCCTACAACCACACAACCGTCGGAACCGCTCCTTACGGCGACCACTGGCGTAACCTCCGCCGCATATGCGCCCTCGAGATCCTCTCCTCCAACCGACTCACCAACTTCCTCCACATCCGTAAAGACGAGATCCGCCTCATGCTCACGCGCCTCTCACGTGACACAACTCACTCCGAAGACGGGAGCCGTTTCACTCACGTCGAGCTAGAACCCCTTTTCTCAGACCTAACGTTCAACAACATTGTAAGAATGGTTACAGGAAAGAGGTACTACGGAGATGACGTGAACAACAAGGAAGAAGCAGAGTTGTTCAAGAAGCTTGTTTATGACATCGCCATGTATAGTGGCGCGAATCATTCAATAGATTACTTGCCGGTGCTGAAACTGTTCGGTAATAAATTCGAGGAGGAAGTCAAAGCTCTCGGAAAATCAATGGACGAGATTCTGCAGCGTTTGCTCGATGACTGTCGGAGAGACAAAGAAGGTAACACAATGGTCACTCACTTGCTGTCTTTGCAAGAACAAGAACCAGACTACTATAGTGACGTCACTATCAAAGGGCTAATGAtg GCCATGATGCTCGCGGGAACCGAGACCTCCGCCATAACCCTAGAGTGGGCGATGACGAATCTGCTGAGATACCCTGACGTGTTGGAGAAGGCAAGATCGGAGATAGATGAGAAGATCGGAGAGGACCGTCTTATCGACGAGCCAGACATCGCCGTACTTCCTTACCTCCAAGACGTTGTCTCCGAGACATTTCGATTGTTTCCGGTGGCACCGCTACTAGTTCCTCGCACGCCGTCAGAGGACATGAAGATCGGTGGTTACGACATACCGCGTGACACGATAGTGATAGTTAACGCTTGGGCTATACATAGAGACTCTGAGCTATGGGATGATCCAGAGAGGTTTAACCCCGATAGGTTTAACGGATGCGGCAGTGAGTTATGCGCTTACAAGCTGATGCCGTTCGGGAATGGCCGGAGGATATGTCCCGGTGCTGGACTAGGGAGGAGGATAGTGACGTTggcactaggatctttgattcaATGTTTTGAGTGGGAGAGTGTGAAAGGTGAAGAGATTGATATGTCGGAGAGTGCTGGGTTGGGTATGCGCAAACTTGATCCTTTACAGGCTATGTGTAAACCTAGACCCATTATGGCAAAGCTTCTAATTTAG
- the LOC108826780 gene encoding LOW QUALITY PROTEIN: lysine-rich arabinogalactan protein 18 (The sequence of the model RefSeq protein was modified relative to this genomic sequence to represent the inferred CDS: inserted 1 base in 1 codon) — protein MVRSKSKAISNVFVIGSTVDSVLRSTATSVCEIFMXQRSESLPTIYIKHTNNSLTPTHTAKSIKIIYSHSSLILLISFLLSIQKEIMERNVLFTFTLICIVVAGVGGQSPTSSPTKSPDAPPSPTTTSPSSSPVEAPKSPAPVTSSPPPAPVPESSPPSPSPKASAPVSSPPEAATPPAPVADAPAPSKGKKHQKAPAPAPELDSPPSPPMEAPGPSSDAMSPGPARSAEDKSGAENTSVLRNLAAVGAAATAWAVLVIAF, from the exons ATGGTAAGAAGCAAAAGCAAAGCAATATCTAATGTCTTCGTCATTGGCTCGACGGTTGATTCA GTTCTACGCTCAACGGCTACATCTGTCTGTGAAATTTTTA ATCAACGGTCGGAATCTCTACCGACTATATAtatcaaacacacaaacaatTCTCTTACACCAACACACACAGCAAAATCGATCAAAATCATTTACTCACATTCTTCACTTATTTTactaatttcttttcttctttcgATCCAAAAAGAAATCATGGAACGTAATGTCCTTTTTACGTTTACATTGATATGCATTGTCGTCGCTGGTGTCGGTGGCCAATCTCCGACCTCCTCTCCTACTAAATCCCCCGACGCTCCTCCTTCTCCAACTACTACCTCTCCCTCCTCCTCACCCGTGGAAGCACCGAAATCTCCAGCTCCTGTAACCTCGTCTCCGCCACCGGCTCCTGTTCCCGAGAGCTCTCCTCCGTCACCTTCACCAAAGGCTTCGGCTCCGGTGAGCTCTCCACCAGAAGCTGCTACACCTCCAGCTCCGGTAGCCGATGCACCGGCACCAAGCAAGGGTAAGAAGCATCAAAAAGCACCGGCTCCGGCTCCCGAACTTGACAGCCCACCTTCACCACCTATGGAAGCTCCTGGTCCTAGCTCCGACGCTATGTCTCCCGGTCCGGCCAGATCCGCCGAGGATAAG AGTGGAGCCGAGAACACAAGTGTATTGCGGAATTTAGCAGCGGTGGGAGCGGCTGCAACCGCCTGGGCCGTTCTCGTTATCgccttttaa
- the LOC108826981 gene encoding cytochrome P450 81F1, which produces MVYFILLPLLLFLAYKFLFSKTERFNLPPGPPSRPFVGHLHLMKPPIHRLLQRYSDKYGPIFSLRFGSRRVVVITSPSLAQEAFTGQNDVILSSRPLQLTAKYVAYNHTTVGTAPYGDHWRNLRRICANEILSNNRITNFLHIRKDEIRRMLTRLSRATTHSEDASRFTHVELEPLLSDLTFNNIVRMVTGKTYYGDDVYNKEEAELFKKLVYDIAVYSGANHTADYLPVLKLFGNKFEKEVKALGKSMDDILQRLLDECRRDKDGNTMVNHLLSLQQQEPEYYTDVIIKGLMMAMMLAGTETSAVTLEWAMTNLVKHPEVLEKARSEIDEKIGKDRLIDEPDVAVLLYLQNVVSETFRLFPVAPFLIPRRPTEDMKIGGYDVPRDTTVLVNAWAIQRDPEFWDEPERFNPDRFDNGCGSEYYAYKLMPFGNGRRICPGAGLGRKIVTLALGSLIQCFEWESVKGEEIDMSESAGLGMRKMDPLRAMCRPRPIMAKLLI; this is translated from the exons atggTATACTTCATCCTTCTccctctcctcctcttcttggCTTATAAGTTCCTCTTCTCCAAAACGGAGCGTTTTAACCTCCCGCCTGGTCCACCGTCACGTCCCTTCGTCGGCCATCTCCACCTCATGAAACCACCCATCCACCGTCTCCTCCAACGCTACTCCGACAAATACGGCCCGATCTTCTCACTCCGTTTCGGCTCCCGCCGCGTCGTGGTGATCACTTCACCTTCACTCGCCCAAGAAGCCTTCACCGGCCAAAACGACGTCATCCTCTCCAGCCGGCCGCTCCAGCTCACCGCCAAATACGTCGCCTACAACCACACAACCGTCGGAACCGCTCCTTACGGCGACCACTGGCGCAACCTCCGCCGCATCTGCGCCAACGAAATCCTCTCCAACAACCGCATCACCAACTTCCTCCACATCCGTAAAGACGAAATCCGCCGTATGCTCACGCGCCTCTCGCGTGCCACGACTCACTCCGAAGACGCGAGCCGTTTCACTCACGTCGAGCTCGAGCCGCTGCTCTCGGATCTAACGTTCAACAACATCGTTAGGATGGTCACGGGGAAGACGTATTACGGAGATGACGTGTACAACAAGGAAGAAGCGGAGCTTTTCAAGAAGCTCGTCTACGACATCGCCGTGTACAGCGGCGCTAATCACACGGCGGATTACTTGCCGGTGCTGAAACTGTTCGGAAACAAGTTCGAGAAGGAAGTCAAAGCTCTCGGGAAATCAATGGACGATATTCTGCAGCGTTTGCTTGATGAGTGTCGGAGAGACAAAGATGGTAACACGATGGTCAACCACTTGCTGTCATTACAACAACAAGAGCCTGAGTATTACACTGACGTCATCATCAAAGGCCTAATGATG GCGATGATGCTTGCCGGAACCGAGACCTCCGCCGTAACATTGGAATGGGCGATGACGAACTTGGTAAAACACCCCGAAGTGTTGGAGAAGGCGAGATCGGAAATCGACGAAAAGATCGGAAAAGACCGTCTCATAGACGAACCAGACGTCGCCGTCCTTCTTTATCTCCAAAACGTCGTCTCCGAGACCTTCCGACTATTCCCTGTGGCACCGTTTCTAATCCCCAGAAGACCGACGGAGGACATGAAGATCGGCGGATACGACGTACCGCGCGACACAACGGTGCTGGTTAACGCATGGGCTATACAGAGAGATCCAGAATTCTGGGACGAACCGGAGCGGTTTAATCCGGATCGGTTTGATAACGGATGCGGGAGCGAGTATTATGCTTATAAGCTCATGCCGTTCGGAAACGGCCGGAGGATATGTCCCGGAGCTGGACTAGGGAGGAAGATAGTGACGTTGGCGCTAGGATCTTTGATTCAATGCTTTGAGTGGGAGAGTGTGAAAGGTGAAGAAATTGATATGTCGGAGAGTGCTGGATTGGGTATGCGCAAAATGGATCCTTTACGGGCCATGTGCAGGCCTAGGCCCATTATGGCAAAACTTCTAATCTAG
- the LOC108839591 gene encoding uncharacterized protein LOC108839591 codes for MDRIHCGMAGGGGDHHHVLETGVWWDLNTCPVPDGVDPRCVRSCIESALEKQIGRRSAVSIYAFGNLEYISSDLLENISSSGIIFTHAPCGGHDLDDFLDDWSGDELKKSHHPPGYIMMISGAYELLYPERFRHYGFTTLLHIQNVFA; via the exons ATGGATCGTATTCATTGCGGGATGGCAGGAGGAGGAG GTGATCATCATCATGTGTTAGAAACGGGAGTATGGTGGGACCTGAACACGTGTCCGGTTCCGGATGGTGTAGACCCTCGTTGTGTCCGTTCGTGTATAGAATCTGCGTTGGAGAAGCAGATTGGTCGCCGTTCTGCAGTCAGCATCTATGCTTTTGGAAACCTAGAATACATCTCTAGTGACCTCTTGGAAAACATCTCTTCCTCTGGAATCATTTTTACTCACGCCCCCTGcg GTGGGCACGACTTAGATGATTTTCTGGACGACTGGTCTGGTGATGAGCTTAAAAAATCACATCATCCTCCGGGTTACATAATGATGATATCGGGTGCTTATGAACTGCTTTATCCTGAGCGTTTTCGGCATTATGGATTCACTACTTTGTTGCATATCCAAAACGTGTTCGCCTAA
- the LOC108825040 gene encoding cytochrome P450 81F3: MFYYVIVLPLALFLLAYKFIFTSKTQRFNLPPSPPYSLPILGHHHLLKPPVHRLFQRLSKTHGPIFSLRFGFRRTVVISSSSLATECFTGQNDVLLSNRPCFLTAKYVAYNYTTVGTSPYGDHWRNLRRICSLEILSSNRLTNFLHIRKDEIRRMLTRLSREVVNGEIELEPLLSDLTFNNIVRMVTGKRYYGDEVHNEEEANLFKKLVADVNDCSGARHPGDYLPFLKIFGRSFEKRVKAVGEAMDEILQRLLDECRRDKDGNTMVNHLLTLQQQEPDYYTDVTIKGLMLGMMIAGTDTSAVTLEWAMACLLNHPESMVKAKQEIDEKIGQDRLIDEPDLANLPYLQNIVSETFRLYPAAPLLVPRSPTEDIKVGGYDVPRGTMVMVNAWAIHRDPNLWNEPETFKPERFNGGGEDVHKLMPFGNGRRSCPGAGLGQRIVTLALGSLIQCFDWEKVNGEKIDMTETPGMAMRKKEPLRALCRSRPIMNKLQARLESV; this comes from the exons ATGTTTTACTATGTGATTGTTCTCCCGTTAGCTCTCTTTCTCTTGGCTTACAAATTCATATTCACATCCAAAACGCAGCGTTTCAACCTCCCGCCTTCTCCCCCTTACTCTCTCCCTATCCTTggccaccaccacctcctcaaACCCCCGGTCCACCGTCTCTTCCAACGCCTCTCGAAAACCCACGGCCCGATATTCTCCCTGAGATTCGGCTTTCGCCGCACCGTCGTGATCTCCTCCTCCTCACTCGCAACAGAATGCTTCACGGGCCAAAACGACGTCCTTCTATCAAACCGCCCTTGTTTCCTAACCGCAAAGTACGTCGCATACAACTACACAACCGTCGGAACCTCTCCTTACGGCGACCACTGGCGAAACCTCCGCCGCATCTGCTCCCTCGAAATCCTCTCCTCGAACCGTCTCACCAACTTCCTCCACATCCGCAAAGACGAGATCCGCCGTATGCTCACGCGCCTCTCTCGCGAGGTGGTCAACGGGGAGATCGAGCTGGAGCCGCTCTTGTCCGACCTAACGTTCAACAACATCGTGAGGATGGTCACGGGGAAGAGATATTACGGAGACGAAGTCCATAACGAGGAAGAAGCGAATCTTTTCAAGAAACTCGTCGCTGACGTTAACGATTGTAGCGGCGCTAGGCATCCCGGAGATTACTTGCCTTTCCTCAAGATATTCGGACGGAGCTTCGAGAAGAGAGTGAAAGCCGTTGGAGAAGCCATGGATGAGATCTTGCAGCGTTTGCTTGATGAGTGTAGAAGAGACAAAGACGGTAACACTATGGTTAACCATCTGCTTACGTTGCAACAACAAGAGCCTGATTATTACACTGACGTCACTATCAAAGGCCTTATGCTG GGTATGATGATCGCTGGAACAGATACCTCTGCAGTGACGCTAGAGTGGGCGATGGCATGTTTATTAAACCATCCAGAGTCAATGGTAAAAGCAAAACAGGAGATTGACGAGAAAATCGGACAAGACCGTTTAATCGACGAGCCAGACTTAGCGAACTTGCCTTACCTTCAAAACATAGTGTCTGAGACATTCCGACTATACCCGGCGGCGCCGCTCTTGGTGCCGAGATCGCCGACGGAAGACATCAAAGTCGGAGGGTACGACGTTCCACGTGGCACAATGGTGATGGTGAACGCTTGGGCTATACATAGAGATCCAAACCTCTGGAACGAACCGGAGACGTTTAAACCGGAGAGGTTTAACGGTGGAGGAGAAGACGTTCATAAGTTGATGCCGTTTGGAAATGGACGGAGATCGTGTCCTGGAGCAGGACTAGGCCAGAGGATCGTGACGTTGGCGTTAGGATCGTTGATTCAGTGCTTTGACTGGGAAAAAGTCAACGGGGAAAAGATCGATATGACTGAGACTCCGGGGATGGCGATGCGTAAGAAGGAACCTTTGCGTGCATTGTGTCGTTCTCGGCCCATTATGAATAAACTTCAGGCCCGTTTAGAAAGTGTGTGA
- the LOC108841160 gene encoding glycosyltransferase family 92 protein At1g27200, with product MTLTLKTCSPSSNRSTLAGDDSHLFHHKSYRTHTTTLFFVLVSLSFFVIFSLYCSSPNAIYRAALFTTTRQAKPGIVSSSSYVINVQDSSHRRRIRAEGVLWPGWEIMVIVSPDENVTTPPIPGENNYTCFYPNGEKTTARFAVTLPFTNRTTFKCNLPGIYRHHHPIPTPILASSESFELSPETLWPDLPLWNFVVFDTISTENDVVLFVKGPNRGLGSKKPPGTFRCVFGEESDSAVRTVVTSSVQEVFRCPFPNVTMDYPVKVYLERVATDKEAMKVVPSVAYFSPKRRLAEPLEKPLLCATTMVYNVAKYLREWVMYHARIGIQRFIIYDNGSDDELNDVVEGLKSERYDVTKVLWIWPKTQEAGFSHAAVYGNDSCTWMMYLDVDEFLFSPVWSNQSKPSDQMIRSLLPSDQSMIGQVSFKSLEFGPSNQTKHPAGGVTQGYTCRREEEQRHKSIVLLSAVEHSLYTAIHHFSLRGEYEWRVADREEGVVNHYKYQAWRQFKAKFKRRVSAYVVDWTRVSNPTSRDRTPGLGFKPIEPEGWAQKFCEVMDTRLKRLTEKWFGYPQKNGYRMAWQR from the coding sequence ATGACGCTAACCTTGAAGACTTGTTCCCCTTCCTCGAACCGATCAACATTGGCCGGAGATGATTCACACTTGTTTCATCACAAAAGCTACAGAACACACACGACCACACTCTTCTTCGTCCTCGTGTCTCTCTCCTTCTTCGTCATCTTCTCTCTCTACTGCTCATCCCCAAACGCCATCTACCGCGCTGCTCTCTTCACCACGACCCGCCAGGCCAAACCAGGGATCGTCAGCAGCAGCAGCTACGTGATCAACGTTCAAGACTCGAGCCATCGCCGCAGGATCAGAGCAGAAGGCGTTCTATGGCCCGGATGGGAGATCATGGTGATCGTTTCCCCCGATGAGAACGTCACGACGCCGCCGATTCCCGGAGAGAATAACTACACGTGTTTTTACCCTAACGGCGAGAAAACAACGGCGAGGTTCGCCGTGACTCTCCCTTTCACGAACCGTACGACGTTCAAATGCAACCTCCCCGGAATATACCGCCACCACCATCCCATCCCGACTCCGATCCTCGCCTCCTCCGAGTCCTTCGAGCTTTCGCCGGAGACGCTCTGGCCCGACCTCCCTCTATGGAACTTCGTGGTGTTCGACACCATCTCCACCGAGAACGACGTCGTTCTCTTCGTCAAGGGGCCGAACCGAGGGTTGGGATCGAAGAAACCGCCGGGGACGTTTCGGTGCGTGTTCGGCGAGGAGTCTGACTCCGCCGTTAGAACCGTCGTGACTAGCTCCGTGCAAGAGGTGTTCCGGTGTCCGTTCCCCAACGTGACGATGGACTATCCGGTGAAAGTCTACCTCGAGAGGGTGGCGACGGATAAGGAGGCGATGAAAGTGGTCCCTTCGGTGGCGTATTTTAGCCCCAAGCGTAGGTTAGCTGAGCCGCTTGAGAAGCCGCTACTGTGCGCGACGACGATGGTGTACAATGTAGCCAAGTATCTGAGAGAGTGGGTGATGTATCATGCGAGGATCGGTATACAAAGATTCATTATATACGACAATGGCAGCGACGATGAGCTAAACGACGTCGTCGAGGGGTTAAAGAGCGAAAGATACGACGTGACGAAAGTGTTGTGGATCTGGCCCAAGACGCAGGAGGCTGGGTTCTCCCACGCGGCGGTGTACGGTAACGACTCGTGCACTTGGATGATGTATCTCGATGTCGATGAGTTTCTATTCTCTCCGGTTTGGAGTAACCAGTCTAAACCGTCTGATCAGATGATTAGATCTCTTCTGCCCTCGGATCAAAGCATGATTGGACAAGTATCGTTTAAATCACTCGAGTTTGGGCCTTCGAATCAGACAAAGCATCCAGCTGGCGGTGTGACACAAGGGTACACGTGTCGGCGAGAGGAAGAGCAGCGGCACAAGTCGATCGTGTTGCTGAGCGCGGTGGAGCATTCGCTGTACACGGCGATCCACCATTTCAGTCTGAGAGGAGAGTACGAGTGGCGAGTGGCGGATAGGGAGGAGGGAGTGGTGAATCATTACAAGTACCAAGCGTGGCGGCAGTTTAAGGCCAAGTTTAAACGGCGTGTGTCGGCCTATGTCGTGGATTGGACTAGAGTTTCAAATCCTACGTCGAGAGATCGGACTCCTGGATTGGGCTTTAAGCCCATTGAGCCAGAAGGGTGGGCCCAAAAGTTCTGTGAAGTAATGGATACGAGATTGAAGAGGTTAACCGAGAAATGGTTTGGATATCCGCAGAAAAACGGGTATAGAATGGCCTGGCAAAGATGA
- the LOC108840277 gene encoding uncharacterized protein LOC108840277, producing the protein MISHYHFSSLHYLLDDMGGSMGFLGKGVPPTQMMNMVMGSLYKQFTKKAINNFDDFHVAVLDIFNNFNSALPGRHFDFPTPDEIKACFTRWKEAKDEEEKKKVFTEFIAKKVKPSKLDDVTMMTGIASPPAAMAAKRAGENVPQLKFIKLIPDVIFVPTVTILAIVSAKLSRRMYLK; encoded by the exons ATGATATCTCACtatcatttttcttctttacacTATCTTCTAGACGATATGGGAGGTTCAATGGGCTTTCTCGGAAAAG GGGTACCACCGACGCAGATGATGAACATGGTTATGGGTTCACTCTACAAACAATTCACCAAAAAGGCTATCAACAACTTCGACGATTTCCACGTGGCTGTTTTAGACATCTTCAA CAACTTCAACTCGGCTTTACCAGGCCGACACTTTGATTTCCCGACCCCTGACGAAATAAAG GCTTGTTTCACGCGATGGAAGGAAGCCAAAGacgaggaagagaagaagaaagtgttCACAGAGTTCATTGCAAAGAAAGTGAAGCCAAGTAAACTCGATGACGTCACCATGATGACCGGAATAGCATCACCTCCGGCGGCTATGGCGGCTAAGAGAGCAGGAGAGAATGTTCCTCAGCTAAAGTTCATCAAACTTATACCTGATGTTATATTCGTCCCTACGGTCACCATTTTGGCCATTGTCTCTGCCAAACTCTCAAGGAGAATGTATTtgaaataa